ATGGTTGACTTTGCGGGCAAAAAGCTGCATTACATTGACTCCTCTACGGGTGAGTATATTGAGTGTGAGGTCTTTATCGCTATTCTTCCTTTCAGTGGTGTTATCTTTTGTCAGGCTGTACACTCACAGCGAACCGCCGACTTTACCCACTGCATTAATAGCATGCTGAAGTTTTACGGTGGCGTCCCCGCCACGATTTTATGCGACAACCTAAAAACAGCGGTGATCCGCCCGGATCGTTACGAACCCATATTTACCGACGTTTGCACTCAGCTCGGCGAGCATTACGCTACCACCTTCAGCGCAACAAGGCCATATAGCCCTCGCGACAAAGCGATGGTGGAACGGGCCGTCAGTATTGTATACAACAGTATTTTTGGGCCATTGCGTAACCAAGACTTCACCAGTCTGGCAGCATTGAATGCTGCCATCGCACAACAGCTCATTTTACTTAACGACAAGCCCTATAAGAAGACACCTTATAGTCGTAACTATCTGTTTAAACAGGATGAGCAAAACTTGTTAAAACCGCTGCCAACAGCGGCATTTACCCCCAAAAAAGTAGTGGTGCTGACTGTCCAGCGTAACTATCACGTTCAGTTGTCTGAAGATCACCGGTATTACAGCGTCCCCTTTCAGTATACAGGAAAGAAGGTAAGGGTACTTTATGACGCCCGAACAGTGGAAATCTATCTTGACTATGAGCGTATTGCATTACACCCGCGTAATACAAAACAGGCCTATACCACCCTTGCGGAGCATATGCCGCCTAACCACCAGCGTATGCAACAAATCAAAGGATGGAATCGCGATGACCTGTTAGCCTACGCATTACGCATTGGCACCGCAACGCACCAGGCAGCCTCATTAATCCTGCAAAATAGCATCTATATGGAGCAAAATTACAAGTCCTGCTTCGGCATGTTGATGCTACAAAAGAAGTATTCGATGCAGCGCCTGGAGGCCGCCTGCACCAGAGCCCTGCTTGGCAGCAGGGTTAACTATATCATGATCAAAAACATACTGGAACGAGGTCTGGACCAACAGGTGCCTCCTCAAACCGGAATACCAATCCCGGATCATGACAACATAAGAGGCAAAGATCATTATCAATAAACAAAATTTCATCAAAAACACGACAGCAATGAACACTACTCAAACACTGGAGCAAATGCAACAACTCAGGTTATCCGGCATGTATCAGGCCTATCGCTCGCAACTGGAACTGCCTTTAAACAAGCAGTTAGAAGGCCATGACCAGGTAGCCCACCTTGTACAGGCAGAATTACTTAACCGCACTAATGAAAAAACAGCCTACTACCTTAAGCTGGCTAAATTAAGGCTGGCATCTACTATTGAACAGATAGAGTGCTCAGCAGCCCGCAATATTACCAAACAGCAGCTGGCCGGTCTTGCTGAGGGCCGATACCTGGCCCAGGGTGAAAATATTCTTATTACGGGTGCAACAGGCTGCGGAAAAAGTTACCTGGCCTGTGCTTTGGGCCATCAGGCCTGCTTGCAGGGACATAAAACTACCTACCTGAACATGAATCGCCTGATAGAAAAGATTACACTGTCGAAGCTCGACGGCTCCTATATCAGGATGCTAAATCACCTGGAACGCCAAACGCTCATTATATTAGACGACTTTGGCCTGGCACCTATGACTCAGGAGGTCAGATTAACCATATTGCAACTCCTGGAAGATAGGTATGGCAAAAAGAGCATCATCATCACCTCCCAACTTCCGGTAGCAAAATGGTACGAATATATCAACGACCCAACGCTGGCCGATGCTATTATGGACAGAATGACAGCCAATGCACAACGAATAGAATTAAAGGGTGATTCTATGAGACGGAAAAAGGGGAAAGCAAATCAATAACAAGTCTTACTTTTAACACGCAAAAGCTCTTATCACTTTTACCTGCTTCGCAGGTGGGTCAACATCCCAGAATAGTGGGTCAACATGACCAGAATATACAGTTGCATCATAAAATCTGCCTTATTGACCAGCTTACAATAATTAATGGCTCTTATAATTGGAGTTATTCAGCATGTAATAATGAAGAAAATATAATGATACTCACTATTGAAGCCAACAATTCTGCTGATAGTACGATAATAGAGAGTATTTATAGACGGCATGGATTTTTATGTAAAAATGGTAGTCAACGGATAGATAGATTTGAAACCCTAGGTTACTATCAGACTCATAATCGAGATTTTAGTATTACACTCTCTAAACTAGATGAACATGAAATTGAACTCCGAAAACTGTTTCAAGATCGTATAACAGAAACCTTTCACAAAGCACAAGGGTTGAAGTTGGGTCTATCTGATGAATTCCTACGACAAATGGTGCGTGAAGGTGGAGGGGTTAACTTTGTAAAACGTATTCTAAGAGATGAAATGAGAACAAATGAAGTAAAATCCGGTTTTATGAAGTTGGTGTTGTTGACCCCTCCAAGGCTGGATTTATCTTTAGAATTTCAGGTATTACAACCGGAATTTGGTATCCTTTTTTCCGAAGAAGAAAAAGCGTTTTGCCAAAAACTAGTAGGTTGGGGTGGAAGAGGGGAAATGCCGAATATGAGTTAATAGCCATACCCTGTAGAAGCCCGTTGTCCCTTTTTTCGTACCTTTATATTATCAATAATATATTAACTGTTAGGTGTGCTTTTGTTGATATTTGAGTTAATATAGTATTACATCTGGTTTTACACTTCTTACATAACGCATTGATAATGAATATTCGTTCGTTCCCAGGTCGGGCAACATTCTTTGACGGTCTCAGCACCCTAGTCTCCGCGCTGAGACCTTCTTTAAAGCCCGCATCTGACGTCAAGTTTGACTCGGTAAAAGTTTTACCGTTAGTTTTACACACTGCCTCTAATATATTGATTATCAACTTGGGTTCTCTCCCAGGTCGGGTAACAGATGGTGAAGATCCGCTCTCAGAGCGGATCTTCTTT
This genomic interval from Chitinophaga horti contains the following:
- the istA gene encoding IS21 family transposase translates to MEQLKQIVQLKEDGIGIREMARRIGISRNTVRKYLELIAEKTESTHALTDKELADTAYNNDLLVHDEQRLAQLTTHFQYAQNEISKTGVTRALLWQEYIDQHADGYVYSHYCYHFAQYLKSRDLSMHLQYSPADTIMVDFAGKKLHYIDSSTGEYIECEVFIAILPFSGVIFCQAVHSQRTADFTHCINSMLKFYGGVPATILCDNLKTAVIRPDRYEPIFTDVCTQLGEHYATTFSATRPYSPRDKAMVERAVSIVYNSIFGPLRNQDFTSLAALNAAIAQQLILLNDKPYKKTPYSRNYLFKQDEQNLLKPLPTAAFTPKKVVVLTVQRNYHVQLSEDHRYYSVPFQYTGKKVRVLYDARTVEIYLDYERIALHPRNTKQAYTTLAEHMPPNHQRMQQIKGWNRDDLLAYALRIGTATHQAASLILQNSIYMEQNYKSCFGMLMLQKKYSMQRLEAACTRALLGSRVNYIMIKNILERGLDQQVPPQTGIPIPDHDNIRGKDHYQ
- the istB gene encoding IS21-like element helper ATPase IstB, whose translation is MNTTQTLEQMQQLRLSGMYQAYRSQLELPLNKQLEGHDQVAHLVQAELLNRTNEKTAYYLKLAKLRLASTIEQIECSAARNITKQQLAGLAEGRYLAQGENILITGATGCGKSYLACALGHQACLQGHKTTYLNMNRLIEKITLSKLDGSYIRMLNHLERQTLIILDDFGLAPMTQEVRLTILQLLEDRYGKKSIIITSQLPVAKWYEYINDPTLADAIMDRMTANAQRIELKGDSMRRKKGKANQ
- a CDS encoding phospholipase D-like domain-containing protein: MGQHDQNIQLHHKICLIDQLTIINGSYNWSYSACNNEENIMILTIEANNSADSTIIESIYRRHGFLCKNGSQRIDRFETLGYYQTHNRDFSITLSKLDEHEIELRKLFQDRITETFHKAQGLKLGLSDEFLRQMVREGGGVNFVKRILRDEMRTNEVKSGFMKLVLLTPPRLDLSLEFQVLQPEFGILFSEEEKAFCQKLVGWGGRGEMPNMS